Genomic segment of Populus nigra chromosome 14, ddPopNigr1.1, whole genome shotgun sequence:
CTTCAAGATACTTCCTCTGTGGATACTTCTTTGTAGGTTAACGTGAAATATCGTCATGAGGAAGGCGACCTCCCTCCTGATCCTACCGTGTTTCGCCGACTAGTTAGGAGCCTGAATTACTTGACGATCACACGACTTCATATCTCTTTTGCGATTCAGCAGATTAGTCAATTTATGCAATCTCCACGTCATCTACATTTAGTTGCTCTCATATCATTTGATATCTCAGAAGCTCGCCTAGTTGTGGGTTGTTCTTTCCTGTCGATACTCCTCTTCGCCTCATTGCATTTAGTGATGTTGATTGGGATGGATGTCCTCATACTCGTCACTCTGTTACTAGATGGTGCATGTTTCTTGGCGACTCCTTGATCTCTTGGAAGAGTAAGAAGCAAGCACGCGAGTCCAAATCCTCTGCAGAATCTGAATACCATGCTATGTTCGCTGCTTGTTCTAAGATTGTTTGGCTACGTTGTCTGTTAGTTAAGTTTGGCTTCTCTCAGCTCAACCCCACTCCTCTTCATAGAAACAACACGAGTGTTATTCGGATTGCAGCCAATCTTGTTTTTCAGGAGCATGCGAAGCATATTGAAGTGGACTATCATTCTATTCAGGAAGTCATGGATACTCGGATCATCACTCCTCTGCATGTTTCCACTGATCTTCAACTTGCAAACATACTTACCAAGGCTATGACCAGACAACACCATCATTTTCTGGTTggcaaattgatgttttttgatCGACCAACATCAATTTGAGAGGGGTCAGATATGGGCTGGCATTATTTAAGCCATATTAATTATAGGATTCTATTGTATGCTAATTATATAGTTGTATGTATGGTTTTCATATTTACTAGGTTGGAGCTAGAAATCAACCTTGTAATTAGGGATGTATTATGCTATTTGGTTCTATAAAATGGAAGGAACTCTTTATTGAGAGTCATTCAGACAAATTGTTTCTGTCACATTTAACTGGACAATCTTATATCACAAgcaaaggaaaaacattagacaGCCATTCAACTTTACTGTTTTGACTCTCTGTCCGGTAATTACAAGGGAAGCCCCTCAAACTGACCATGCTGACAAGAGTGATGCACAAACTACTATGAAGTGTAAAGTTTTGCTTCCATGTGACACTAACAAAATTAGAATAACAACCAAAGACTTGCAAAATTAGAATAACAACCAAAGACTTGCAAAATGCGAGGATCAAATAgtctaaaaaaatctaaaaggcaGCACTCATCGTATAAGATCAATGGATCTGGTGTGAGTTTCTAAGCAAGTTAATTAAGCACCAGCAGTACCTCAATGAAGGTGcaataaaagaagaagcagcACTTTGAAGAACACTGACGCCTATTAATCGAACAAAAGATGCTCTGTCCTGCTCCAAAACAAGCTTTACAGTTGTACCTGTGAAAATCAATGCATTCAATAACAAGAATGTTATCCCACAGAACACTAAATGCATAAAGCCAAAGTGGATATTAGTACCATTCAATGAGGCGATCCGATCTGACACAAATGTTCTTGAGACAACAAGGAAAGCAACTGCCAATAGGTGTGCCCCTTGTTTGTCAAGTATAGATGGTACCTGAAACATAGGTAATAAAAAGATCTGTAAGAAATGAAGAGgttgagaaaaaaacagaggccAGATACTGAAATTTTTATGAAACACCTTAGATCCGCTGCAGGTCATAGAAAAATAACAGTGTAGACCAGCAGATGGTCTATGTAAGTGTTGCAGTTGATGGTAATTCTTAGTCCTAGAAACATTCAGGTATCAATCGTTATGCAGGGCAGGGGGAGGAaaacattacaaaaacaaaaattatagcAGAAGAATGGCTAAAATAAGGTTTAGGGCTCCATGAAGCAATCTCAATAGTACAACTTCACAGAGAAAAGCAGACAGGGATTCACTTACCTATGCAATATTAAAACCCCAAATCTTCTCTTCAACTTATCAAAACCAGTGTTCTACCTCACATACAGTTTAGCATAGCAGAACGTGAAAACACAAGTTTTAAGACAAATCTAAAACAGTCAGAATGCCAGCTGCAGCTTTGCACTAAGCATTCACATGGGCCACCAGCAAAATTGGTTACTGGTGACACATAAGGGGAACATGTCAgctaaaatcaattataaaaaagaatagaagCAAGGGGACACTTCAAGCATATTGGCACATAAAAATCCAGTAACCTTCTCCAGGAAAAGGAGACCATAAAGACTTTTGTATCACCAAGTGAAATTGAGAACATCGAACTTATTGAAGTTTGtccttaaattgaaattaaccaCATTTCAATTTGTGGGATACTGAGAGGCATGTGAGAAAGAAATTTAATCACTTCAATCATTTCAATAAACAACTCAAaaatgctacaatttgaaccaAAATTATGAGCCAACAAAGAATTAGTTGGAAGTAAAAGAGCAAAGCAAAAGGAATAAAATGTCATGCAAGGCAGAAGCGAGAAGAATGATAAACAAGAAGAATCACCTCAAAGGCACTCTAGAAGGCCCATCTCTAAAGTGataatcaatttcaaaattctCCATTTACTGGTAATGGgtgttccaaaaataaaatatgtgccTTATACAAACACAACAAGAGCCCtaatcaaatacaaaataaactaataCTTTTGATCACCATAAACGATTTGAATTTtaagttatattattttaaaatcatcactttatttaatttattttttcaaattaatattgaatttttaaaggaCATGTGGCAATATCCAGTTAAGGTAATGACATAAGTTAACACCATTTGTAATAGTTACAGCTGTAAGGACTAAGCAATGACAAAATTAATTCAGTAAGAGGTTGATATTAGTGCAAATAAAAGTAGGGGGTCCAAATTAGTACAAAATTAATAGTGGAGGGACCAATGCATCTTCGAACCAAACTAAATTGTGATTGTTTCTCTGCCCCTCAAAAATCCTCAAATCCCACCCAACATCACATGATTCCCCGAAGCCCCTGATTTTTTGACACGCCATGGATGTTATGAGTGGGTATTATAAGGGGGTGTCACTTTATCATGAAACTATTATCAAACGTGATGAACTAAATGCTTGATCTAGtgagaaattttatatattatactaATAATGAAATGTTTGACATAACTAATGCTAATTTAATATATCAATGTCAACATCtaataatataacaaataaataattaaattatcacaAACATATACTAAGAACGattcatataaataatgtaAGATTTCAAATTTGTAACTGCAATTTAAACAACGAGGAACTCAAAGTAACTTGATTTGTGGTATAAATGCATTATCATGCTGCTATTAAGTTTTTTATCTACATTGTCTCCCACTTCAAACTGATATGCTTtggattaaatatatataaaaaaagatatttaggatCTCATTGAAAATTGTCGGACAATATAGTGTACCATATGAAAAATGTTTAGAAGTTATTCGCACATTTTAGTTCAAATGCTGAAATGGAtcactaaaattgaaaattagaaatataCTTAACTCACTTATGAGAGTTGAGAAACAAAATCACcataacaaaaaaggaaaatatttgaaGGTGAGAGACTAAATTATCTATAAATAAAGCTTTgggattaaattataattatatctcTAAATAGACACATGATTGCTTACCACCGACTAAAGCTTTgaggggcttaattgaaaccAAAAGAGAACATTTAGAGTCATATAGAACTTTTGAATAACTGAATTGATCATTCAAGGACTAAATTGTTGAAATATCTAAAGCTGAGGGAACAAAATGAATTTTGCCCAAAAAGGGACATGTGGCAAATGACAAGCCACCCAAGGCACTCTTCTATTTTTATGACTCTATGGATAGATGTTGCAAGACAAGTTTGCAATGGCAATGACTAAATTAGCAAATCCTCAAGTCATCAGTGCTTATCATTAGCACCTGTAATTTTGAATGGACTCACCAGTATTTTAAACATGGCAGCTACTCTCAGAGGCAATACCCTTGGAGCCCTTTGAAGTGGTGGAACGATGGGCAATGGAAGATTATGATCTATGCTGGGTGATGCTGCTATAACCTCAGAGATATACGAGTGTGCGACCTAGATAATTGCTGCTAATGAGTTCTACATAGAGTAAAATAAATCCAATGGAACACTACAGATCCATGTTCAcaacaaaaatatgaaaacattaaTGAGACCTTATCACTTGTAGAAAATGCTTTTTGGACTACCATAGCATCGTTTTTGCGATCTGTCTCAAAAGCCCCTGTGATATCATTCTTAGCTTCAGTCAGGGCTGGGGAGTCCTTCCTGTAGTTCAAAGGGTTTTAACGAACATATGTATGCTTCAGGTGAACATGCAAACAAAGAAGATTTACCAACTTGAAGTACTAACCCTTTGTAGTTAACATGCCACCCTCCTTCTCCATCCAAGGACAAAACCACATCATGAAATGCAACTAGAGCTGGACGATGCGATATGGTTATGCAAGATGTTCCCGTTGCTTGTACTTTAGCACAAAAACGTTCCTCCATGTCAGTAGTCACAGCACTAGTGCACTCATCAAGAATTGCAAATTTAGGCTTATGGTAGAACAGCCTGGCCATCCCCAACCTTTGTTGCTCCCCCAATGACAGTTCCTCGCCCCAGTTAACCTCTTTCTCAGGTGGATAACGATCTAATAGATACTCTAGGTCGACCTAGAATATTAACACAAAAAGATCAATTATGCACAGAGCGTTTATAAGATTTCAATACAGCTACagaattgttaaaaatattgatcATGAAAGCAGATTTTGGGAGAAAAAGAGGGAGGAAATTAgataattacattttttaacAGCTCCACCATTCCACTATGGGTCAGTGGTTCAATTTCTTGGTCTGCGGTAAGAGGATAAATTAATTGATCACGGAGTGTGCCTACCGCTGTATATGGCCTTTGTGGAACATAGAAGATCTCCTTATTAAGATCAGAACCAACACCCGGTTTCACAATATGGCCAGAAACCAATGGCCATAGGCCACCTAGAACTCGAAAAAGTGAGCTTTTCCCGCTGCCATTTGGACCTTTAAGAGAAATGACAGTATATTTTATATGGCAGCAAAACAATGAACAAATGAGAACAATGATTGAAGGGCAAGAAcatagaatataaatattaatgaaaagatGTTGCAGGATTGAATTCTCTTTCAAGTTCAAAAGGATACCCGTAATCAACAGATTCGATCCTGATTCAACTTTAAGAGTCAAATCTTGAACCAAAACATTTCCACTTGGGGTGACAACCTGGAAAGCACTTTTACTATTAGAACATGGAATATCTCTTGATATAGAATGGCAGTGTCTATAATTACCACGATCAATAAATTCCAAGTACCTTGACACCAGAAAACTCAACATAATCAGCTTCACTGAAGTAGTTCTTACTTCCACTTCTTTGCAGAGATGATTTATCATCATTGCTCAGCTCTCTTGATATGGATATTAATTCATGAATGCGGTCAGCATAACCACTGTAATAAAGCACGCATAAAGTCATCATTGTAGACATAATGCTTGAAGCTTTTGCAGGGGAAGTAGAGAGAGAATTTCttcaaacagaaaaaagaaaaagaaaaacgaagaaattatactattaaaataaaaaagaaaggcctCATTTTAGTCCATAACCGTAGTGTTTGATATACCTGAGTCGATTAAGTCGTCTTGAACTTGTAGAAAGAGTTCCCAGGGACTGGAATAGAGATATTATAACACTGGTATGATATCTTAAATTACTCAACATTTCTGCCCTTCCCAAAGTTGAAGAGTCGGGTCTAAGTTGGCCAGAAAAGAAGGgctcaataatcaaaataacagCAACAGTAGCACCAAGATACTTAAACAAAAAGTCTTGAATCATTCCAAACCACCACTGGTCATGCAGGACAGTGCTCATGTGTCTAATCAGGGTCTTAAACTTCTGCTGAATATGAAATTCTTCTCTGCGTTCTCCACCATAAAATGCTATGCTTTCTGCATGGGTCCTCAAACGTGAATGAAGTTGCCTATATTCACCTTCTAACTGCTGTTCTTTAGACATCAGCTTCCCAAAAGCAGGAGAGAAGTTTTTAATCAAGGTTCCTGCTCCCAATATATAGGCCTGGACATCACGTGTCAAATGGAAAAGTATGAGACAGCAATCTTATTAACCTGAGAAGGTAATCAACAGCCATTCAAGAAAATATGTCTCATGAAATCTATAATGCCATAAACTCCTAtctaaatataacaaaaaaaaaaggttaaataattACCACCATCCAAAACAAATACTTAGGGCTAGTATATGAACACAAACGCCATGTATAGAGCACACCATCGGCAACTGCTGTCAAATCATCCAGGACAAGTTCACTCAACTCCGAACAGAACCTTGGTACATCACTTGCAATTCTTTGTTCAGGGTTAGTAATCCGAACATCGACAtgtgatattttataatatgcCATGTTCTGAAACCCAAAGGAAAGCTTAATAAACAACTGAGAAAGCAATGTTCAAAGACTGAGAAAAGTTCAAAATATATTCATTAGGCAGCATCTCATCAAAGATTGCCTTTGCCCACATCAAAGAGTACATTACAAGCTGCATATTTCTGAAGTGATCAATAGATTTCAGAAGATCCATGTTTGATCCTAAATTGAAAGTGCCATCTGATTTAACAAAACAGGATTTCAGACAGTAAAGCATCTAGATATTTAGTACTGCAAAGTCAAAACATGAATGATAGAACTGCCTGGGAGCAGCTTTCACAGCAACTTGAAAAGGAGACAGACTATAGCAAAAAGAAATAATCATACATGCCAGAGAAAAAAGTTATCCTACCCTAAAAGGCGACCACTTTACCTCAAAATAATGCGCATGGATAAGTTTTGTCAGTATTTTTCTGAAACAGAGACTTAAGGTCCCAGTTACATACTTCGAAGTAGAATGCATGGTGGATAGAAGGAAACACAGTAAGATATTTTCAGATATCAGACGGAAAAATAATGGTACACGTCGGAGAAAAGCAGCACGGAATAGAAAGCCCTGCACTTTCGCTAATCTGTTGCTCAAAGTAGTTTTCAAGACCTGCACAAAGGATGAAAACATATATTTACTTAGATAATACCTTCATTCGTGAAAAGAAACCCAAGCAAAACTGAATGGGTGGTAAAATGTGCATTTAGGGAAAGGGGGCACTTTaatcaatcaataaataatcTACACTAAATGAACCAACCAAAGATCCATTGCACCCATTATCAGAAATTAATCAAGTAAAGACACTTGAAAGTAaaagtcttcttttcttttccaatgtTTAGCCAAATAGTACAAGAATGAATGAAAACGTCTATGTGATGCAAATCAAGGATAGTCTACTGAGCCCACGGACCAAATTGCATCAAATAATGCTTGATGTACAAATTAGCTGTAAAGTTTAgagaaggaacaaaaggcatAAATATGGAACACTTAACAATGATTCCTCTCTTGATAAAAGCCATCACAGTTTTCATTCTCCTTTTCTCATTCAACAATAAGTAGCacttttgttgttctttttttttaatttcgttGTTGAATACTGGGTAGTTGGTTGCGATTTGGGAGTCGGCATGAAGATGATCTTTGAAGTCAAATGCGAATACAGCACCAGTTTTTACTATGATGACAAGCTTGAAAGACCTTCACAGTGatacaaaaacattattttcccTAAAAGAACAGCTCTGAGAAATTTAACATCAAAGCGGGGGGGGGCCTAAATCTTCAACTTCTGAGTGGAAAACAATGTGTAATCTACCTCTTCACATTATTTAGTTAGAATTGATGACACCCTGTAACTGCAAGTTCAGACCACAGTGACACCAGAGTGCACCAAACATACAGAGTATGTCATCAATCATAGTTCTATCATGTGTTACAATTAGTATTAAGTTGTTTCATAAATCCTTGTTCTCAACTAAGAGCATCCAAAAATCCAACATCTTAAAAGGACATTTATCAGGAATATTTCCACataaagaaggtaaaagttgttCTGATGATtctataaatgaaataaatcaaGTTTGTGCCATTACCAAcagatttaaagaaaataacccCTCTTCATCTAAATAAAGACATCGGAAAATGTTTCATATCAACAGGAAACAGACCAGATGCACCAGTTTGCTACTAAAATCACTTTCTATATTCATTTGTAACACCAggtcaatttttttccctttaaccTAGCATCATTTCTAATGAGTAACATAGTGATACTATATACCAGTAACAATTAGGTGAGCATGCATTTAATACAGCGCTGTTTCAATGCTTCAAATCATATTATTGCACACAAGTAAGCtacattttaaactttttaaaaaattttgttgcATGTGATGAACTGGAATAAAGTTTGAGTgagtataaaatataaaaaggaaatcAGTGGTATATACACCATGAACCTACAAGAAATCCACACAGTTATACTACTGTCTGGTTGAGATTTAGCAGAAGATGATTGCAAATTTGAGACTAATAAAGGGAGGAGGGGggacaaaaaaacttaaaaagatatGTAATGGATTTAATTGTGCAAGTATCGGACAGGATGGATTCACACATGATaaacaatcaagaaataaaattcacaaaaagGAAAGCTTAGACGagtaggaaattaaaaaaataaatcatatttgagTAAGCAGAGAAGAAAAACTTACTGCTATGGCAATCATAGCCAATAGGTCCTTGGCACCCATTTTACCCATACGAGACAGAAGAACTGCAGCTAAAACTTGCAGTGACTTTAaacctcttttcttttgtgtattttttttgtcattagtAACCAGCTTGTTTGATATCTTTTTATCATCTTTGGGACCATTGGAATGAAGGAAAGAATCAGATTTCTTAGAGCTAATCCGTGACTGCACATACGCAGCGGTCCCACCAGCAGCCAAGACACCAGCTGCAAGCAGTAGAGATTTCCTGCATCAACAACAAAGTTTTATATGAATGTAGTTTCATCGCTATGGAAGTTCTTTTGTAAATGCATCAAGAGCAATGGCATTTTATAAACTGGTTTAAACGGATTTATGATTCTTCTGACCAACTTTcttgtatattattttatcttatctttTACGCGGGCAATTTCACACACcagctgatttttttattttttttcatttgatgggTAAACCTGTAACAAACTAACAATCAAGTAAGGAAAAGTTACCAGCTGGTTAGAAAGCAAACAACACGTTAAGTCCATTgacaacatataaaataaacaatttatgaTGTTTAAGAACCTCCTTCctataaacccaaaaaaaaaatccaaaaggcCAAAAAGTATAAATCTTTAAATGAAAGTCCTAAGAGAATACActctttaatttcatttctttaaacaaaaaccaaaacaacGCTGTGTCTGATCCAAAATTTAACACATTCAGACTGCCAAAGATTTCTAGTGTAATGAAAAAACAGACAATGGCACCCATTAAGCACATCCTTCTATTCACTTTCAAAactctcaataaataaattagtaattGAGTAATATCTAAATAAGCATCAGAAATGTAACATCTtcctcaatttaaaatttaaaaaaaaaaaccgttttTCGATCACtgtttttcacaaaaaaaaaaagacgaaatAATGCAATAAGTGCTTATCAAAAAATTCCCTCCAAACAGGATGAAACAGAAACTTGTAGGTTCTATTTGATTAGCTAAATTAAGCTAATAATACTGCTGGTTGAGAATAATAActtcaataaattattcaagaatGTGAATAAAAATCAGTACCTTCTGTTGGCCAAGAGACCACGACCACGCTCGGTTAATTGCAAAAGTTGAAGAGAAGTCATGACTGAGAATCAGTCAGTCAAGCAGCAGCAATAGCAGCTGAAGATGTATCGCTACTATTCCCATGAATCATTCATCTGTTTGTTCTTCTGTTTAAATCAatttgctgttgttgttgttgatcgAAAATGAAACCCtagaattttgatttgttttcagcaaccagcatattaaaaaaatggaggaagaagaagaggggaCGGAAGAGAAGTCCTAGCAAGTAGGggggagatagagagagagagagactgggACAAAATGGAGGATGAGCGAACGAGTGATGAGTCCTTCCCGGGAAtgaatcttatattttattaattattacacTCTTCCTTCTGACTTACAGCCACGTTTTTTTCTTACCTTCAGGTTTGTTTTTCGCTTCGACccgtttaaaatgttttttgaattatttttttatttaaattaatgtttttttaaatatatttttaacaattctAATCAGTtactaacaaaaatatatattttttaataccacATTTCTGCGCATTTAGTTTGTTTCATGACTTTCTTCTTCGTATGTTCccaatcatttctttttttaaaattaaaaattatataatttaattctttattattttatttttctacactgttcatatcattaaattaataattaataataaaatcattagtGGTTATGTTTTGTAAGGAGAATCCAAGTCcaaaaggataatttaaattaagaataattataaaaattcttctgtaatttgatttgaattttattttttcaatatactttcataaattatatttttattttataattttaatattcaataacAATTTACATCTTAACATTgcatgttattaaaaaaaaaattaatccaggatgtaaatttataaaagtataaaaagacATTGAAATTCAGATAAATTACGAGAgagattttataattatctttataaattattgtatttataaagaaaaagatatgataaggcaaatctaaaataataatatgtgagGTAAATCATAGTTTTCAAACTAAATCCGGGATTATCAAATGAAGTTAaatggtgtgtgtgtgtctaaaAACATGTTACAGAAGCTATGAATTGAGCAATGCATTCCCTCGCGTGATGCTTTTTAGAGGAttggaaattatatgaaaaaaaaaaagaataaaaggaattcttttagtatttttagtcAGATTTTTGTCTATatactatattttattaaagaaacaaaatatttcattcTTTGTTATTACCCACGAAAGTTTTTACCGtactcaaaaaataattaataagtattattatctattttttaaacactATACAATTCCATTTTATTTGTCATGCCACTCCCTTTTCCTAGTAAATAGTGGTAAAGatttttctcattaatttcATATTTGTACCCTGTAGTTACTTATATGATGGTTATTAAagatttacatggtcattaactttaggACCCATAGAATTAGTCAAGATATGTGCAAACTGACCCAAAcattcagattaaaaaaaaataatggtaaagattattattaaacttcTACATGTGAGACAATAGGATGAGGAATTTGGACcgttgaaaataaaaggataaattaaGAGAAAGGCTCGGAACTCGATTGACTGTGAAGAAAACGTGGcctatattcttaatattttactgGGTTTATCATGACTGTGCCAACCACGAAGGGtgtaaattaaacaataatgtcaattttaattgtttgagCCATTAAAGAAACGTGTCCCGATTTTCTACGATGGACATGAATAGttagtttttataatatgatGCTGTAACTTGTATGTATGTGCATAACATATTTGCTTGTGTGTGAGTATTGTGCATTTGAACCAAAACACTTCAAATAATCATGAAAGATGAAAGATATAGCTTgaatcattaaattttaaatttattttttataaattattaatttgagttttataaatcttaaattcaTTGAAAATTTACATGCAGAGGCGGAGACAAGGAGTGCTGGCAGGGGCCCCGgctcctgaaaaaaaaaaatttccagccTCTcccttaataatatttatattgttagcctgaataataaaataactaacatttaagctctttttaattttattttctgatttcatctctgtttatatagtcattaatttCAGAATTCGTAAAATTAGTCTAGTGCGCATAAATTAGACCGGATACccacattaatctaaaaaaaaattatacttgaagtaactctttttaaaaaacaatttctttgcATGAAACGATAAGTCGACCCATGTGTAAATAAATGGATAAGATAATAAGGGCTTGGGCAATTTTGTTCCTTGTCGTCTTAGTAGAGCAACCAAAGGTAGAGGTTTGCTCGAGGGATTTTTCTTTCGTTGATATATCCTAAAAATGATAGAcgcatttttattattttctattttataaaaaataaaatatagaatgttatatgaaaaaatatagaatatatattaaagaaataacaaCAGATATGGtgtagaaataaatattttttaaacaattagaCTCATTTATTAgcttaatattgaataattaccccagttatttttttcccagGAACAAGTTTGATTACTAGAAAGACGTTATTTATGGATACTGGGtacaaattttaattacataaaatagcAAAATTTATGGGAAAACTACGTTTGAGTCCTCTAACTATTCAGTATACATGTTTTCCTAAGCGAATTGCCTATCCCTTTTCCAAAGGATGAAAGTCCTGCCAAGCTTTCCCACTTCTCAAATCGATACTAATTAGATAATTATTTGCCCCTTATGTGTTACgttgattaaatttttgttgaatataaaaaaaattctagtgttattaacatgttttatagtaAAGAGATGAATAAATTATGTAGAGGTTGAGTTAATATGCCATTGTCAACtttgaaaatcaaaaaataacctaatatagtttatctaaaaaataaagaatgatattttttttaatatagagaaCATATTGGATCTACTTGGATTTACTCGGTTCGATTTGGATTAATTCGAGTTAATCTACCAAATCTTCAATCCGGGTCATGAGATCTTGATAAcactgtaaaaaataaattaaaaaatattaattataattctcaattaactcaatattaaatgataaaattaaaaataaaattcaatcagGAAAATGAGTCGAGTAAACTTAGATTAGCCTTAGTCGCGAGACTGAGATaactgtataaaaaaattaaaataaatcatgaagtttaattctgaatcaatcaaatattgaattgaaattaaaaaaaaaagttaattaaaaaaacacaaaaaacaccTGAATTAATTCACCAAACccgtgacccgagtcatgaggtTAGCATAACCTCgtaaaaaacaaactgaaataaattataaaatctaatctccaattaattcaatatataagcgtgtttgggagtgtggttgtagttactttttttaaagtgtttttcacttgaaaatgtatcaaaataatatattttttatttttaaaaaattatttttaacatcaacatataaaaaaaatctaaaaaataaaaaatatatatattaatttgaagtaaggaaaaaaataaaaaaataaatttttttataaatacttttgaaacacaaaaataaataagatctaaataattaaatttttttaaaaaaacaatacaatcaAACTAATTCATTTGGTGAAATGCCAAGAATTTTTACCATAGGGTGATTTCAATCATGGAAAATCAGAGAATCTAGACATCGTTTTTCAACATGTTCAACAGCTTTATTCGGCATCTACTTTTTACGAAAACATGCTATTGACGTGATTATAACATGGATTTTGAAGGGCGAAAATAGACAAA
This window contains:
- the LOC133673028 gene encoding ABC transporter D family member 1-like, translating into MTSLQLLQLTERGRGLLANRRKSLLLAAGVLAAGGTAAYVQSRISSKKSDSFLHSNGPKDDKKISNKLVTNDKKNTQKKRGLKSLQVLAAVLLSRMGKMGAKDLLAMIAIAVLKTTLSNRLAKVQGFLFRAAFLRRVPLFFRLISENILLCFLLSTMHSTSKYVTGTLSLCFRKILTKLIHAHYFENMAYYKISHVDVRITNPEQRIASDVPRFCSELSELVLDDLTAVADGVLYTWRLCSYTSPKYLFWMVAYILGAGTLIKNFSPAFGKLMSKEQQLEGEYRQLHSRLRTHAESIAFYGGERREEFHIQQKFKTLIRHMSTVLHDQWWFGMIQDFLFKYLGATVAVILIIEPFFSGQLRPDSSTLGRAEMLSNLRYHTSVIISLFQSLGTLSTSSRRLNRLSGYADRIHELISISRELSNDDKSSLQRSGSKNYFSEADYVEFSGVKVVTPSGNVLVQDLTLKVESGSNLLITGPNGSGKSSLFRVLGGLWPLVSGHIVKPGVGSDLNKEIFYVPQRPYTAVGTLRDQLIYPLTADQEIEPLTHSGMVELLKNVDLEYLLDRYPPEKEVNWGEELSLGEQQRLGMARLFYHKPKFAILDECTSAVTTDMEERFCAKVQATGTSCITISHRPALVAFHDVVLSLDGEGGWHVNYKGKDSPALTEAKNDITGAFETDRKNDAMVVQKAFSTSDKVAHSYISEVIAASPSIDHNLPLPIVPPLQRAPRVLPLRVAAMFKILVPSILDKQGAHLLAVAFLVVSRTFVSDRIASLNGTTVKLVLEQDRASFVRLIGVSVLQSAASSFIAPSLRHLKTLLALGWRIRLTQHLLKNYLRNNTFYKVFNMSRKNIDADQRITHDLEKLTTDLSGLVTGMVKPSVDILWFTWRMKLLTGQRGVAILYTYMLLGLGFLRAVTPDFGDLASQEQQFEGTFRFMHERLRTHAESVAFFGGGKREKDMIESRFRELLDHSMLLLKKKWSYGILDDFVTKQLPNNVTWGLSLLYAVENNGDRAMSSTQGDLAHALRYLASVVSQSFLAFGDILELHKKFAELSGSINRIFELEELLDSAQSGDSLNGKLSPSKNSELYSKDAISFMEVDIITPAQKLLARQLTFDIGQGQSLLLTGPNGSGKSSVFRVLRGLWPIVSGRLAKPLQHISKETGSGCGIFYVPQRPYTCLGTLRDQIIYPLSHDEAEVMTLKLSEKGMQSTEMTNILDTRLKNILENVRLNYLLEREGGWGANMNWEDTLSLGEQQRLGMARLFFHKPKFAILDECTNATSVDVEEQLYRLAKDMGITFVTSSQRPALIPFHSLELRLIDGEGQWELRAIKQ